The Candidatus Ozemobacteraceae bacterium genomic interval GGTTCCAGGTGTCGGCGTTGCCGCACTCACCGCCTTCTGCCTCCCCGATGAGAAGGTATTCTTTCACCGAAGGGTGTTGGCGGATCAGATACGTCCAGTCCCCGATCGGCATCCAGGACCAGATCACGAGCTCCGGATCGTATTTCTGAAGGGCTGAGGCGAGATCCAGCCGCTCGACCGGAAACACCGTCTCGATGTTCCACGAGCCGTTGTCGGTCGCGATGATGCGGATCTGGCGGGGGTGCTCGCCTTTTTCCCGGCGGCGGCGGAACACCCGGTGGATTGCTTCGCTCAGATACCGCGACAGCCGCCCGTCCCCCGCTCCGGCCTCGAGAATCCGCGACCAGCCTGAATCGACGATATACGCTGCGAGGGCGTTCACGTGGGTGCGGTTGAACACCTCGAACACCGGCCGCGTTTTGTGGATGAACAGCTCGTTCCGCTGTTCTTGCGAAAGCGCGCAAAATGCCCGGCACGCCTCCTCATACGAAGGAAACGCCTCACGCCGGAGAATGCTGATCGGATCGTTGGCTGCCATGACCTTCTGAATATACGACACCAAGGCGCTCTTGGGAACGTCTGACATCTTCCGATGAAAACAGCCGGGAGCATTTGTGCCCCCGGCTGTCTGTGAATCGGGAAGAGACTCTTACGGCTGCTGAGCCGCCGCTTTTGTCATCGTGATGGTGCCGCTCGGTGTGTCGTTCCCAGGCGCGTCCGTCTCTGACTCGATCGTCCCAGAGAAGGTGCTTCCGGAAAGAGTGCCAAAGAACCGAACTTGTGTGGTAAATCCGTCTTTCAAGAATTTCGCGTAACCGGCAACTTTTCCACCCTCGGAAACGACGAACCCGTTTCCAGCGACGAACGGCGGGAGAGAATCCTGCTGAGGCCAGTAGAATGCCTGAATGAGACCGTTGGAATCGATGACGACGGTGAATTGATCCATCGAGGCGCCGTTCTGAGCCGTTCCGTTCCAAGTGCCGGCACAAACCGAATTGTTGCTCACCTTGGTGGCAGCTCCCGTTTCCTCCAAGGCGCCGAGATGATTGCGTTCCTCATAGGTGGCGGCAGTTTCGCTGGTCATCGTGGCGGTCACGTTGATCGTCGTTTCCGGCGTGAGCAGCTGCATTTGCAGCCTGCCGGTCGACAGCACCGAGTAGTTGCCACTGCTGAATCCAAACATGCTCGTGTGGGTCACATGCCCGTTGAGATCAGCGTGGAAGGCGGCATACTCGTTATTTCCGCTGGGATCCAGGAGCCACCAGCCGTGAAGGGCTTCGTTCGAGAAAACGTTTGTGACCAGAGCGGCTGCGCTGTCGGCAGCGTTGTCGAAGGATGATAGCAGGGCATTGTCGAGGTTGTCCGCATTGGCCCAGAAAGTGTTCTGGATGGTTGCCCCAAGTGTGGTGATACTGGCGATGCCGTTTGGTGTCAGATGCTCGAGGAAATTTTCGTAGCTGTTGTTTACGCGATTGTTTTCCTGCCACTGAGAGAATACCAGAGCGCCGGCTGTTGTCGAGGCATTCACGGTCATCGGGACGACATCACCCTCCGCGAGACTCTTGTCGACAAGCATCCCTTTCAGCATCGGGATAGCGTTATTCCCGCGAACCAGCTCGACAAGATATTCCGAACCAGCGATTGGAAGGGAGGCGGTTCCGATGACCTGGGTATTTGAGGTGGAGGTAGCGACATCGACGAAGATCGGTGTGCCGGCCGTTCCGTTTGTATAGGGAGTGATCCTGAATTGGAGTTTCTCGGCGGTAATGCTGATTGCACCAGCGGCTTGTCCTCTCACAGCAGCAGCGAACGGAACAGAGCCAACACCACCGGCTCCCCCCGTTGTGGCAACAATGGCGATCACAAATGCAGCGCCAAGGAGAGTGCTGAGGCCGCCGCCGCCGCCGCCGCAGCCGGCGACGACGATCATGGCGCCGATCAGGGAGACGCCGAGCATGAGACACAGGAGCTTCCTCATTTTGGATATTCCTCCACAACCTTCGAATTTTCTTGTGACCGGGAATTGAAGAACGCCCGTGAGGATAACACACTTTGACGCCTGATGCAAGCGCCGGCACCGGGGGAATGCCCGCCATCCCGGCTTCCAGAGCCGTTTCCGACCTGTTCGTCGCTCATGCCGGGAGAGCGTCGGCGCGTTCGATCTTTGGACAGGGTGTGCAGAAAATTGGCAGTTCGGGAGTTGCGAGGAACTGCCGATACTTCTTTGTACCGCATTCGGAGCTGATATTCTGAACCGTCCGTGGATGGCATGAATATTGCTTCCTTGATGCGTTCACAACGTCCGGAGCAACTCGTCAGAGCAAACCGTCCGGCAGCTTTACCGATCTGATGGAGGATCCATCCCCATGTTCCGCAGTGTTTCGATTGTTTGTTTTGTCATCGTTTGTCTGTTCAGCTTTTTGGCAGCGCCGGTTTCGGCCCAGGGCTACAACGACCTCGAGCTGGCCCCGGTCAGCGCCCCCCAGGGTTTCGAAAACAGTGTCAGCTTCGAAGTCGCCTATTTCCAGAAGGTGAATGGCCAGAAGTTTGAAGTGTTTCCGCCGCGCGCCGAGAAGGAAAAAGACCTCGATCTGATCATGGCCCAGGTCGTCCGCCATGTCATCGACACCGAATACAACGCCAAGGGCCGCTACCTCGATGAGACGACCCTCAACGACTCGACCCCCCAGGAGATCCAGCATCTCGTCTCGACCGACTTCATCAGCCAAGCCTGGGGCAAGTCCGGACAGAAGGAAATCGCTCATTACCTCCAGCAGCACAGCAACTTCCTCAAGCTGTTCCGGCTCGATGCCTATCTCGACTACGCCGATGACAAGGGCAGCTTCTTCAGCGGCCTCGACACGAACCCCGTCCTGTTCCGCTTCGGCCAGGAGCGCGGCCGCGACGTCGTGACGATCGTCTTCGTCAACCAATCCGCCGAGTAATCCCCCGAAAAAACACCGGCCGGATCCCGCCCCAGAACGGCGGATCCGGCCGGTTTCGTTTTCCGACCGATCAGTTCGTGGAAGCGGCGCGCGCGCCCCCGCTGCTTTCGCGCTCTTCGGTGGTTTTGCGAAGATAATAGTCGTAATCGCCCTCGTAGGATTTCAGGGCGCCGTGGTCGATCTCGAACACCCGGTTCACGAGATGATGCAGGAAATACCGGTCGTGGCTGACGATCAGAACCGTTCCGTCGAAATTCTGCAGGGCCTCGAGAAGCACTTCGCGGCTGGCGATGTCGAGGTGGTTGGTCGGCTCGTCGAGCACGAGGAAGTTCACCGGCTGGGCCAGCAGGCAGGCGAGCATGACACGGGTCTTCTCCCCGCCCGACAGGATCGAAACCTTCTTGTCGGAATCGTCGCCCGAGAACTGGAAGGCGCCGAGCAGATTCTTGATATACCCGACACTGGCCAGGGGAAGCCGTTCCTGGAGCTCCTCGAACACGGTGTGCTCGGGCTTGAGCACGTCGCAGGAATACTGGCTGAAATACCCGAGCTGGACGCCCGCGCCCAGACTGCACGTGCCGCCCGTCGCCTCGGTCTGCTGGCTCACGATCTTGAGAAAGGTGGATTTGCCGGCGCCGTTGACGCCGGTGACGGCGATCTTGTTGCACCGCACCACCGTTCCGGTGACGCCCGAAAAGACCGGCACCGACCTCCCGTCCGGAAGCGGCCAGGCTTTCGCCAGATCCCTGAAGCTCGCGACGATGTCGCCGCTGCGCTTCGAAGGCGGAAACTCGAACTTGATGACCTTGGGATCGGGCGGCACGACGATCCGCTCGATCTTCTCGATCGTCTTCACCCGCGACTGGACCTGGGCTGCATGGGAAGCGCGGGCTGCGAAGCGGGCGATGAACTCCTCTTCCTTCGCGAGCATGGCCTGCTGCCGCTTCTGAGCCGCGAGAAGCTGCTCGCGCCGGATCACCCGTTCCCGCAGGTAGAAATCATAGTCGCCGCTATAGGTGGTGATCGTTTCGCCCGCGACCTCGATGGTGCGGTTGCAGATGCGCGTCATGAACTCCCGGTCGTGGCAGGTCATCACCAGAGAGCCCTTGAACTCT includes:
- a CDS encoding ABC-F family ATP-binding cassette domain-containing protein, which codes for MINLSNVKIAYGKRTLFQNAGFLVRPGDKIGLVGPNGAGKTTVFRLITGEEKPDEGEVSVLPGIVVGYFSQTVGEMSGRSALEEVLAGAGRVYKLGKELHELEHRMADPDGGFDDAAMARYGKIQEEFMHLGGYEKETHAQTILNGLGIGPDRWEQPVEAFSGGWKMRIALARILLLNPDVLLIDEPTNHLDIESILWLEGWLKEFKGSLVMTCHDREFMTRICNRTIEVAGETITTYSGDYDFYLRERVIRREQLLAAQKRQQAMLAKEEEFIARFAARASHAAQVQSRVKTIEKIERIVVPPDPKVIKFEFPPSKRSGDIVASFRDLAKAWPLPDGRSVPVFSGVTGTVVRCNKIAVTGVNGAGKSTFLKIVSQQTEATGGTCSLGAGVQLGYFSQYSCDVLKPEHTVFEELQERLPLASVGYIKNLLGAFQFSGDDSDKKVSILSGGEKTRVMLACLLAQPVNFLVLDEPTNHLDIASREVLLEALQNFDGTVLIVSHDRYFLHHLVNRVFEIDHGALKSYEGDYDYYLRKTTEERESSGGARAASTN